The following DNA comes from Labrus mixtus chromosome 8, fLabMix1.1, whole genome shotgun sequence.
CTTGAACACCCCTGGATTAAGGTGAGTCATTTATTTAGAATTCAATCACCTGCTGATATTGTCTCATATTCACTGATTGTCTTTCATGATAAGAGACTTGTATCCAATCCTCTGAGAGTGCTGAGGAATGGGTCTGTGCATTTTGAGTATTCATGATCCACCTGCTAAACTCATGATGCGTTACTGTTTGCTGAGAAAGTGCCTCAACATACAGAAAGTACATGATCACTTATGTTGGCCATGTCTGTTCCTTTCTGGCTTCTTTTGTAgagtttaaatataaaatgtttctgaTCAGGCTCTACAGGTTGAAGCCCTGTATTACATGTGCTCTTACAGTGATGTAATGCTAAGTCTATGTGTAGGTCGACCTctgtcagttttttaaaattcttctgAAATTTTAACAAATCTTCGCCAGActcatttgtatttctttgtattcTTAGCTGAcgtcttgttttgttgttcttgtgtCATAGACTTTATAACCTGTTTGGTATTTGGGGCGGCAATGCTTCtattcaaacattacattttaaaatggttaTTTTTTACTTGTTTAAAAGAGCTTCTGCACATCTGTTCTTCGCTCATTATCAAATAGAGCTGGACAGATATATTAGTCGATTAAGCTTGTTGCAGATATGCCTCATCAGTGTATTTCGGCTAATAAGTGACAAGAAGTTGCACGAATGATGCTCTAATGTGTTGAGAAACAGTCTGCCTGATATATAGTTTTTCAATTAAAGATCAATGAGTAAAAAGTTCTCCTCATACCGTAAGCAAAAAATTGGTTTGTTCAAGTATGTTATTAcgggttttttttatgtgtctcaTATATCATTCTTGCTATTGGCTAAAAAAGCCCAGTATCATTCAGAGTAGTCCTCCATATTTAgacttgtattttttcttttaaccctCTCCAGGTGATAAAGAGGCGAAATGTccgtcaggaggagagagaccacAAGACTGAGCGCCGGCGCCTGAAGACCACTCGTCTGAAGGAGTACACCATTAAGTCCCACTCCAGTATGCCACCCAACAATACTTACGTCAACTTTGAGCGCTTCTCCCAGGTCCTTGAGGAGATCGCCGCAGCGGAGGAGGGCCTGAGGGATCTGGAGCGCAATCAGCGCTCGTGCAGGGAGGACGTGGCGGCGCTGCTGTCCATCTACGAGGAGAAGGAGGGTTGGTACAAGGAGGAGAACCAGAGCATCTCCAGCGACCTGAGCCACATCCGCCAGGAGCTGCAGCGCACTCAAGCCCAGCGCAAGAAGAGCCAGGAGGAGACCCGGCTTACCATGCAGGCCGCAAACATCCTCAAGCGCAAGTTTGGGCGCCTGGAGAATCGCTACGAGGTCCTGGCTGAGCAGGTGGCCTCTGAAGTCCGCTGGGTGGAGGAGCTGGTCAAGTCCATATCCGTAGACAAAGACCACGGCTCTGTAAGCATGCCCTGAGCTGAGCTGGAGTCCGACAAATGACTAAGTGATCTGCAAGTATCGTCCTGCCCGTCTTCTCCGCTCGTGTCTCTGCACCGCGGAGTTGGAGTGGGTCAGTCGTCATCAtaagctctgctgctgctgcccatTAGGAAACATGCTCCACCCTTTGTTAAGTAAAGCTGGGGAGAACGTGCAAGAAGCAGAGAGGTAAAATGTTGAATCCATTCCCTGTTGAAAAGGCTCATTGCTGTGttttatacctttatttatcattttagaGATGTTACGTGTTATGTCCCTCACTCACATCACAGTTTAAACCTTccattacaactttttttttgcagttgttAGAATTGCAGATTGTtaatacattcattcatttttttctttattccttgatcacatttgtttttgtttttttaaagccataTGTGTCAGCTCATTTTCTCTCGCCTCAGGTTATCAGCCAGCTATATGAGGAATCTTCACAGAGATATTGTGAGAGGTTTGCTTAGAGTTCAGGGGTAGTTACTTATCTTGTTATATTTCAGATTTGACTGCAGCTGACATCCTATTTCCACGTGTCAGGAAAGTGTTTCGACTTTAAAGAATGCAATAAACCAtcagctatatatatatatatatatatatatatatatatatatatatatatatatataatgataaAGATAAAGGTTATTGCTTTATTTGACAGGTCTGTAAGTTCTTGACGGTTTCCTGGAAATTATGAGAAGATTTGGTCCTAGTTACATGGTCACTGGAGACAGAGCTGTTATTGGCTGTTTTGAGTTTACTGTTGAATTacgtttttataaaaaaaaaaaaactcaatttaaCCCaagtaaatactttttttccacCATTATCATTATGGCAAAATCCGTTCCTTAAGCTGAATTTAATGTTTGAAGAGACAGTTTTCATGTGAAGCTCTCCTGCTTTCCTttgcttttttaatgtttgataaGGCCCCTCTCTAAAGCTCTTTCTGACTTGTGTCTGTTTAAAGGGCCTGATTTACTTACTCCCCTCTGACTAAGTCTTACATTCAGGATAGCTCAGACTTAAGCTTACATGCTAGCTAAGATTAGCATTGGGGCTGATGGAATATGTTTGacactgaatctgaagtaacagACCTGTCAAACAAAGCAGTGTTGCCAGATTGAGAATGTATAAACTCATCTTTGCAGTGCCTGTAAACTGATCAACCTTATTGCCTCTGCAAGCACTCACCTGTCATCGAGTTCATGACATTTCTATCACATTGATATCGCTAAATGTCTTAAAACGCAACAACTTTTTGCACAGTAGCCTCGTAAACCAAAATAGTGTGCATGGAAACCTTTGTGTATAAAACTGTAACTCTGGTAGTGTTTTCATCCAGACCGTCCCTGCACACGTCAAAACATTCCATCGATGCGTTTCACATCCACGCAACACATTCCCCATGTACAGCATAGAACGTGTATGATATATTCAGTAGTATTTTTCAGTAGAGAGGAAATGTACTCAGTTGCACTTAAATGATTGTAGCATTGttccaaaatatattttaacctGTCTCGAAGTTGTAACAGAGCTGTAAAATGAAATCCTGTCTGAACtagtttcaaataaaaaaaaagaatcattcaTGTGACTGAGGTTTATTCATGTGCCGTCTTTCTATGAATGGGAAATACAGTTCTCGAGTActtttctctgtatttattcTCCATACTATATCTCTGTTTCACAGAAAAGTTCTCTGTTCGCAGAAAAGACCCCCTCAATGATAGACAGAAGGTATTTGTGTTCTCTTTAGAGCAGTGAGGGGGCTCCCTCCAATGGTGGTCCACCAGAATACACGTTTCATCTTTCACTTCACTCTGAGGATCCAAAAGCCTAAACATCAACTTTCTTTAGTGATCAGACAACGACAGGAATTAACCAATCGCCTGAAAGTCTGGGTAGACCGTCCCACCAAAGATGTTGGTGAGAAATAACTTCTTTTCCTATCATTTGAAGAGCTCCAAAGCACATTCGTTTATATATATTCATTCAAATGTAACATTTATGAaaaagtttttaatattttgtgatTTTGAAGAATTTGAATATACTGCATTTGTTTTACCCCAcactctgatgacatcacctcATGATCTATAGTCCAAGGAAAAGAATTGAAGTAAAGCTCAGAAGGGAAATTTGGCCACTTTTATCTATAAACCACAAAACAGTTCAACATATTTGAGTCTTTTTATTCGCTTTTTAGTTAGTTatggttttaataaataattcataaataacaacatcGTCATCAGTTTGTTTCCAGGAGCCATTAAAAGCATGTTTCCTGATGAAGTGTATCAAATGTGTAAGATAGTAAGCATGTATCTGTTTTGTAAACTTTGAGACTGGGCAGCAGACCTTAACTGCTTTGTGTGAGGACGTAAAGGTAgagttgttttctttacattcaAATGTACAGAAGCCCTGAGAGGCAAGTGAGGAAAAAGGCAGATgattccagttttttttaaatgtgttttctcacCTGTGTTACAACCTAAGAAATGGAAATGGTAAACTTAAACAACACTGGGTCACTGCTGGTTTGGTAAAGTGGGCGTCCCAGTGCATAAGCCAAAGTCCTTGATGCACTGGTGACCAGTACGACTCCCGGTCCTGAAGCTACTCAGTACatcatcctccactctctccctgtatttcctgtctctctgtagcTGTACTATTAAAAAATaggctaaaacaaaaaaatgtcgaTGTAacttcaaacacaaaataaaatctgtatCTCATTTCTGCCATACATTTTGGTTGTACGACTTCCCAATAAAGACTCTGCAGTAACACATTCATAAACAACCTTTCCGAAGAACGATTTAGAAAGATCATCATGGCAGTAACCTCAGTCATCTTCAGTCATAACAACAAGATAAAAAACGTATTCTCCACGTATACAGGAGACTTAAATAAAGGATCACTGGACCTTTTGCACAGCCTGTCTCTCAAGGATTCCATACTACTGATAAAAGATCTTCTTAAACCATTTTGAAACAAATGGATCATCAGAGTGAAACTGCTACAATCAGTACAAAGTAATGACAAGAGGCGATAAAAGGAAATGCTCATCTGTGTGTAGAAACCAGCTGTGGCAGTGTGTGGACTCGTCGGTGTGGCCGAGGCGCCCAGAGAGAAACTTTGACAGTTGTCTGAGAAAATGGCAGTCTGTACATTTGTTATTTCAGTTCAATATAATCCGCTCTGTTTGAGATCGAGTCACATCGACAGTGCGTGTTATCTCTGCAGGAATAAACAGAGTGTCTTGTTTACCTCATCCCGGTCCAGATAGAAGCAACTATTCCGTTCTTACAGAGTGGAAATGCTCATTGTTTACGCATCTTTCAGCAAATTTATGTGTGCACAGATTTTCAGTGCGGGTCCCAGTTTAAGGTTCATGCTGCTGACCAGGTGGTCCTCTGTGAGCAGCAGTAGAGCCTGTCCATCGATTTCCTGGGAACGAAACTCCTGGGCCACATCCTGAccacctggaggagagagaagacgTGGATGTGGAAGGTGAATACAAACTATGAGAGAGAGAATACAAACTACAAATATGTTTCTGCAAGAACATAGTACATTCCTTCATTGCAGTTTTGATGCACAAAAgatcattcctttttttttttatgtcaatgaAAACACCAACAGTGCAGCAAAAGTAAATGTGCGCTACTTTGTAAACAATGTAAAGATTTTTCCTGGATGCTTTTTGATACTCTTGATGAAAACATATTGCTCCTCTTCCCTTGTCTTCCCCTTGTTTCAAACGGGTTTTCCTGCTTAAACCAGTCTTAAAGTTTGTGTCCCCCTTGTTCTCCTGCTGCCTTACACTCATCTATTTTACAATCTCTCTATTCTACagtagcttttttttcccacatgtAGCCACACTTCAAATGTAAACAGCAACTTTTACCTACTTTACTTTTTACAAACTATCATTCTGGGGGTCATTATCTTCCTTTTCTATGACAGGAAAAGGATTCTTTTCACTCACATATTTGCACAGGTCAAGGGTTTGATTGCTAGCTTCATTTATAGTATGTAAGTGTCTCTGTCATGTTTACTGTCATGAGGTTTGCTCATGTCCCAGCATCTACCTGGCAGAGAGTTGATAAAAGAGAACACTTGTTCTACGTTCCAGTGAGACGGAGAGACGGCGTCTTCGTCCCTGTCAGATAGGCAGACTGTCTCTGTCACCCTCTGCTCctgctctttctccctctccctttccctctctcgctgtctctcggCCTGTTTCCGGAGCCTGGTTGTCATGGGGACGGCAGGctcatcctcctcctgttcATTGTCCGGGTCCCCCTCGTCTCTCAGTGACATTTGAAGGGCCTCCTCCGAACCAAGCAACCTTGAAGTCTGTGGAACACAAAGACAATCAGACAAATATTACATCTACATACTTTCATTCAGTGGTTAAATAAAATGGTCTGAGAGAATGAGTAATTTAGAAGTTTTCAAGCAAGATGGGTCAGTGTGCCCTGGTGCTTCTTACCGTAAAGGAATTTCAGTAGATATGGACATTTTCCCATTTTGCTAAAGTTTAGAAATGCATTCATATTTCACTGCTCTCCTTTAAAACTCTTCTGCTGTCAGATGCAACTGTTCCCCCGAGAGCGGCCCGTCTCAGAGGACCAGTGATCCCTGCGGCACTTCAGCATGTTGTTGTGCGCAGCGGGTCGCTGATGTTAACTGACCTGTCTCAGAAAATGTTCTCTGGAGGCTCCCTTGACTCTGCCTGGGGGTCGTCCTCTCCTGCCCATCGGCCTGTGACCCCAGCGGCCTGCTCCCAGCATGCTGATACGCTTGGTGCAGCTCACActaaacctgcacacacacacacacacacacacacacacacacattcaaatattCAGAGAGATTCAAACCCTTCATGCAGTCCATTGCAGATGATCACATCTGTGTAGCGATGGCCCTGCAGTCAGGATGTCATCCATGAAGCCCAGCAGCCCTTTGAGACTTGATTATTCATGATGTGCCAAGTGCAGACAGTAAGACGGGCTTTTGTTGAGCTCTGGACTTTAAGCTTTAACGCCTCGAGTTGTCTCAAAGAGAAACCCGGTTGTGATTATGCTCTTGAGACTGTTTCTTAGAACCCAAATGTAGCCAAATAGATTCCAGATGTcagatcacattttttttaccaccaatgagacagacatttttttagaaGTGATAAACATAATTCAGATTTTCTTAATCATCATTTATACAACAAATTATGCTCTTTTGCAGCATAACTCAGACTTTTTATACGTTCTGTTCCAGCCAAAGTTTCAGCACCTTGCTCGAGGGCACGTTTAGTCATTCATGAGTCTTACTCAGTGTTTCCACATCATGTTCCAGATGCAAACAAAACTGGATTTAAGCTTTAAAGCCCAATACAAATttaaagttgctttttttttttttttttttttaaatgatattcaTCCAACAAaatcataaacaaaaaaatcctgtccttattttttaaactataacTTTGGTGTTGCTCTTCATGTATCTGATTGTTGCCAAATGACATTGAAAGGTCAAACTGTTTGAGTCCATCTCTCCACACTTTCAGACTTCACTACTCAAAAGCAAGTGGTCATTTGTTTATGACGACGTACGTCTTAAACAGTGTATTAAAAGTGAATAGAGTTAGTTTGAAAGAAAGTACTCTGTTCATTCCTAAAACAGCTGGgcacttttttacttttttaagcaCAAATGACTCAACAACAGTCGATAGTGCATTCATCTCAAAAGCCTGGAAGAGACTTCAGGATGGTTTATTTCAtgagtattattattattaaaggcagggtttgcaatttaaaaaaataatgacattatTTCAGAGGGCCAGACTGATACTTGATGCTTTTCCTGCTGATTTCTTGAACTGTTGTTATTGGTATTCGAATCTGAATGagagtgtgggtgtgtttaCCTTCTGACACACGTCATCGAGCAGAAGCGTTTGGAGCGCAGAAATGTGTAAGCGTAGCCTCTGCTCCCACAGAACTCACACTGCAGCACACCTGACACACTCTCTGCCAGATCTGAAACTCCACAGGACCAGGTGTTAGCCACACActtttgaaacacacacatacactcccacacacacaaataagtgaaaaattcaagagaaaaaaaaaaaaaaaaaaaaaaaagattagagaAACGTGTCAAACTCAGATGCTTTCATTCAAGACATGAGGAGTTCTTAGATGGAAATTCAACTGAATATCTAGAGGCGTATGATGTTTTTTCCTTAAAAAGTGCCCCACTTGGGAATATTAACAGttaatttacacacaaacaaattcaCCCAGGCATGCACACAACTCACCATCTGCTGCAGCGTCATCGTTTTCCATCTCAGAGTCTGTGGAGTCAGACAGGTCAGCTTCCAGCGGActgtcctctgctgctgcagctccgtTGGTTTGCATCTCCTGGGATTCGGGAAGTGAAGCCTGCTGGTCTGATAACAGTGATGTGGAAACCACCTGAATTAAAAGGTAAATTTACAATGTCAAATTTCGCTCACAGACATGGAAAAACACGTGCACTCTGCGTGGATACAGATGGATGAGGCTGGAGTGATTGGATGACAATTGAAGGAAAAAGTGTTTTGACTTGATGTTATTGTGTGCTGTCCTGTACGTGGTTTCAACGTCTGTGTCactcatattgtgtttttatgctctctgtggaaggcaaattcccctaggggcaataaaggtttcattcattcgttcaaaaaatgaaaatatctggggtgcgctggtggcgcaatggttagggcgcgcgtcccatgtattgaggctgtcgtctcaagcggccGGCCCGGGCTcgcatcccgcctgtggcctccCTCCCGCATGCCGCTCCCCACCccctctccctggtttccgactctatccactgtcctgtctctccattaaggcacaaaaagcccaaaaaatatatatttttttaaatgaaaatatctgTTTAGAAAATgactgagctttttttttagaggtaaacaaacattaCTCAGATTTCTGTCTTAGGAATAAGttagtttcaaaataaataaaagccacAACTCTGAAGCATAGCCACAATTCTGTGTATGGGTATTTGTTGCACTTGTTGTAATGTTGCACCAGGACATACCGGGAAaggctccaggccctctctgaTGACGAAGCCCTCTACGAGGTGTGTGAGGACGTGGGCTGTGAGGATCCTGTCAGGGCTGGCTGGGGGGCTGGCCGGGCAGGAGAGGGGTTGGCTGGGGCCTCTGACCGCTGCTGGCAGGAcgggaggaggcagaggaggaggtggacgagatggaggaggaggagggttgctGCTGCCATTGTCGGAGGTGATCTGGGACGGCTGTTCAACACTTGATGACCTCATCAATGAGGGACTGGATATGATGGAGGgtaaatccaacatggctgaaCAACGAGAGAAAGGAGAGATAACAGGCTGAGTGAGGATTGATGAAGCAACATTCAACCAGGCCTCTCTTAGTTGTCCAGTCTTATTTTAAGGACTTCTTGTTTCTTGAGGTTTGAATCAGTTTGGCCTTAGCTACCATGAAAACGTTTCACTGCTACTCAGTGAATATAAGTCCAATGCTGTCATTCTATAATCACATACAGACATGGAAAACATTTAATTCCCTCTTTCGAATCTGAGCTTCTCTCTTTCAATCCCAACTATCTGTTTAATAATCAATACATGTCCTTTTAAATGATCTGTCGctaaataaagtaaatgaatgactttgacACCATTATTCCTTCCTATCACTTGTAATCCAAATGGAACAGAATTTTTGTCTCGCAACAATGACAAAACACATTGGTTTCCTCAAAAACAAACTGGGCTCCATTTTATAAATAGCGTACACACATGTTGCATCTTATTCAACGATATGCTAATTATTCAAAGCCCCTGACATCATGCCTTAAcctgctttataaaaaaaattgattgatcTTGGTgtattcaagattttttttttttagcacaggaccagctttgtttttgttaaagtaaataaaaatccTTTTGTCTTTTACCTGTAACATTGTGCTCAGGCGGCACAGGGGGAGCTGTTGTGGACCTGTTTCTCTGTGGACTTGGAGAAgattcttctttcctctctgctgagCTCAGTCCGTTCACTTTGCATGTTTGCCCAAACTAAAAggtcaaccaaaacaaatctgttatcGAAACAACTCACACTGAGAACAGGCAACGCTTACAGAGCTGAACAACGACAAACGGTGACTCACTGTTGGAGCTTCATCCCGTCTGACTGGATGCACCTTCAGATCCACAGCCACTGTTTGAGGAGGTGGAAGGTTCATGTAAGGCATTTGAACCAGAGCCTCGGCTACAGGCAGCTCCTGCTCTCTTAGCAGCATCTGTCCTGACTGCACCGCTAAAGCATGGACAGAGTGTAGGGACAGCCTCTGGAGGGAGGCAGGGGGATTCCGGGGCAGCCTGGGGAGAACCAGCGGTGGAGGAGGCGGTGGAGGCTGGTTCTGCACTTGAGGGATTGATGTCCGACGCTGAGGAGCCgccaccagaggaggaggctgaggctGGACAGCTGCTGGGATGGACGTTTGAGTCGATGAGGCAGAAACACGAGTaacagaggatgaagaagaagaagtagtagaagaagaagcagctggGGTGTGGTTGCTGGTTTGTGACGGTGTGCTGTTTGTGGTCAGTCTTTTaattgaaagagagagaggggtggagtTGGTTTCGTGAGGTGCGACTCTGAGGGCGATGGGCTGGAGTTGGCGATGGTGTTGAGCTCCTCCTGTTGTCTGCTGGAGGATGAGCTGGTGCTGCGCCACCCGCTGGCCTGGAGGACAGGacagctgctgcttcatcagagCATGGGTCTGCACCGGTGTGTAAGCTGAAATGAGAGCAATACAGAGATGGACATGAAAACAAGTAACGACATGTAACATATGCTTGACttaatcatatttatttagtCATTATTCATTAGTTGATGGTTGTGTACTGAGTTTACCA
Coding sequences within:
- the phc3 gene encoding polyhomeotic-like protein 3; amino-acid sequence: MDRQSPGAKQPDANSTVVTTTPIPSATVTMATVSSSSTVCTPAPSTSLSVVSPDSQAVQVIQHAIHRPQSMAAQYLHHMYAAQQQHLMLQTAALQQHQHAPHLQSLASLQQASVCQRQSPSSSSSSLVHQPVAPSITLPASPLTAQLIARTQASNSASAASSISQQAMLLGNRPPNCSQAQMYLRTQMLILTPAAPVTTVQSDFPVVTSCSSLSTSTQVQNLALRAHLPGSLATAHSVILKPSNLSQAATLSKTSVCALKNNQQTEPSTETGPAGVSQLSSGPQIITPAYTPVQTHALMKQQLSCPPGQRVAQHQLILQQTTGGAQHHRQLQPIALRVAPHETNSTPLSLSIKRLTTNSTPSQTSNHTPAASSSTTSSSSSSVTRVSASSTQTSIPAAVQPQPPPLVAAPQRRTSIPQVQNQPPPPPPPLVLPRLPRNPPASLQRLSLHSVHALAVQSGQMLLREQELPVAEALVQMPYMNLPPPQTVAVDLKVHPVRRDEAPTFGQTCKVNGLSSAERKEESSPSPQRNRSTTAPPVPPEHNVTAMLDLPSIISSPSLMRSSSVEQPSQITSDNGSSNPPPPPSRPPPPLPPPVLPAAVRGPSQPLSCPASPPASPDRILTAHVLTHLVEGFVIREGLEPFPVVSTSLLSDQQASLPESQEMQTNGAAAAEDSPLEADLSDSTDSEMENDDAAADDLAESVSGVLQCEFCGSRGYAYTFLRSKRFCSMTCVRRFSVSCTKRISMLGAGRWGHRPMGRRGRPPGRVKGASREHFLRQTSRLLGSEEALQMSLRDEGDPDNEQEEDEPAVPMTTRLRKQAERQREREREREKEQEQRVTETVCLSDRDEDAVSPSHWNVEQVFSFINSLPGGQDVAQEFRSQEIDGQALLLLTEDHLVSSMNLKLGPALKICAHINLLKDA